TAATGAAACAAactagtatttatatccaacaatttttaaattgcaGCAGGGTTAATGACTCACTCAGGAGCTAATAGTCGACCAGAAGAAACGTTGacccagtaaatataatattaaaaacaccaagtaCACGGGGTGGGAAGATGCcatttgtttgaggtcaggctgagataaaaagaaataagttaaacaaaactattattGAAAGGCAATTCACTTAAAgatactgaaaaaaaatataggATTATAATAAAGGATATAATATGTGGATATTTTCTTTAACATGTAATACAGAttgtttaataatgttaaaatatattaagagagaagaaaaagtaaaaaaaagatgATGAAAGTAGCCAGTTTAAACAATACAAAGAAAGTAAAACTGTTAATCAATACATCAGATGGGTTTAGAAATGTTATTgcagaaaaacaaatgtctaaattaataaaattgaaGGACAGGGCAGACCATCAAGTAGTGTTTAAACTCTTCAGTTTGGCCATACAAGAACAGTTAGGTCTTGACTGAAAGCTTTGTTTCAATTTAGTTGCTGAGGAAAATGCCGATCCTAAGTCTGGTGTGAATGGctctttataaataaatatagtttacGACGTGGCATAGACGGGTCCTGTGATACCAGTCGTCTGGCCAGAGacagaatatattttcttgagAAGAGAGAGTTTCTTAATATGTACAGATGTGGCCGAGTTTGGGTGGAATTTAGAATGTCAGTGAACATTATAAACTATCAACACATGTGAGTTTGAGCCAATCATGGTTTGTAGTTTAGCCATTTCAGTTTTCCCGGAGTTGGATGAAATATCTGTTGCTTAAAAGTTTCAATTATGAGTTGCTTGTTTTATCAGTTTAATTTGTGTTTCTTAAGCAAAAGGGatttatatagggttgcaaattcAGAGATTGGCAAATGATAacttaatttattacatacctgtgaGAGATAACGGAGTTTAATAACAACATCGTACGTCACATTGTAAGATACAGttttccttaaagggacataccctagtttcaacccgtgaaaattaacactaagtttatagttaatctacaaacctgtaacacatttggatacagttacaattgagtgaaacatgagtctgtgactttgaaatggtgaaataccctctaaaaatatactaaaactcgactctataATTGTTACTTCTCAAACGTACGTgcgtttctaaaaatatatgagaaatgctttttgtgatattaaaaacaccaggatgaccaaaaagacttcgaatgtacggaaatgtataatttaaacaataaaatcttagtaaagtatgatttcagttatcaaaaactgcTGTAATAGCTAAAAATaagccttagtgtttaaaaactagggtatgtccctttaacaaagcCGCAATATACACAGTAACGTGAGTTGCCCACATCACATTAAGACGGAATAGGGCCAACACAGTGTGACGTACGATTTTGTACATTTCTTATTGAAATCAGTgtggagttcagccagaccgagcagaaaaacatcCGGCAGATTGGTTTAGGCGCttcatgttaaaaataataaccactTCGGAatccagtcaaaatagttcggAAACGTTAgaaaaaacggctggctgaactgaGGGCTAATTTTAATCTCAGTAATACGAAATCTTTTTAAAACCGCCGTCAAATAAACTATTTGAGAAATCCAAAATCTGGGTCATAAATCTCGATTGTATGTTGACACTCGAATACCAGCTACTCtaaatgtttacttttttcactttttgATAAAGTCTAAGCAATAATTAtaggtaggtaataaataaaatactacacttCTTTGAGTTTAATACTATTTTATGAACTAGTACATTCTAGGGAGCAAAAGCGACCTAGATACTATTTTCTAATGTACTCGGTCATaaaaaatggtattaaactgaaACTCGTGTAGTATACTCTATGTATATAATGTGTGGAGGCGACTAGAATGTCCAAAACATTGACATATTCATCAATGTTTGAAAATTAGATGTTACAGATTGATTTCAGAATTATATAAGTGTCACTCGTAGAGAACATTATGTAGacctggggttttttattattatttctcttcctatatattaataaaaacagttttggtAAACGGGCTTCTGGTGGTGGGTTTGGCAAATATTGGGGTCAAAGTAGCCCCTCCATCCCCTCTCACAAACAGGGTTAATTACTAACAGCACTATTGGGAGAGTAGATAACTGGAATAACCTTTCAAATGTTGATAGAAACATCAAACTGTGCACAGATGATCTTCCTGGGGCGTTCGTGAAATTCATTTTTAAGATGGCAGCTATACCAATGTTCATTATTGAGATGTATTGTAACAGAGGTGTTCGATATTAGTCATTTTAtgttagttttatatatttagaaaCATGCTGAACCTAACGTCTGATATGTAAAAAAACGTATCTGATGGTGGGGTTGACAAATATTGGGGTCAGTGTATGGCAAACTCCCCAAAACATGGGCATTTACTACTAGGACTACTGGCAGAGCAGATAACAGAAATGACCCTTCAAATGGATATACAAACATGAAACTTTCCACAGATGATCTCTGTGGAGAGTTCTTGAAAGTCAATCAAAGAACAACCTGAAATGTCAATATGGCGGTAATGTTTTACGATGGCTGCTATTTTTTTCTCAGACATTGTCtgttatttacatatataataatacctcTGTCCGATTtatgtactagtatttaaaaacatgtttaaagtaattctgatatttaaaatactatcagAATACTGGTACCAGCTTATGTTCGTCTATTGTAGCTCGTTACTATGTTTGAAGGAAATATGGCAGctattttgaataaaaacattaattctgatagtattttaaatatcagtgattGGATTTGACGAATGCCCCGGAGAGATGATCTGTGCCAAGTTCGATGTTTCTAtcatcatttgaaaggttttcCCAGTTATCTGCTCTCCCAATAGTGCTATTAGTAGTTCGCCCTGTTTGTTTGCttatgggttttttgtgggggggttttgtgtgtgggtttttttttgggtttttatgcgggggtggggggggtgttaCTCTAACCCCCGTATTTACCACATCCACTACCAGAAGCCCGTTTACtgaacttttttgtttgttaacatatatgatgtggaatacaaaaaaacccaagtctATATAATGTCTTATCCGTGTGGTACTTAGCTCATTCTAAAGCCGTTCTATTATGGTAGCAAACATGACcgtgttaaaatatgtttgcttTGTCCAGAtataaaagtttttattttggtAAAGGTTTTGTCGTTCTGATTTAGGAATCCCACATTTTAATAGTGATTTTGCATTATTTGGCCAATGTATAGGAGGTTAGAGGGTGATTCTCTTTTTGAAACAACATTTTGACAGAATATTTTTCTCTTTATATCAAGGCTGATGATTACACGCACTTTAAAAATCAGAGGCCAAATTGTGCCCCCTACCGTCCCCCATTTGTACTCGTCTTGGTTGACCATTGTTTGGAGGTTGTTGAAGGGAAGCTTATCCTTTGTTACAGTCAGAAAGGCAATTAGGTTTCCGCTGTAGGTCGCTGCCATTACGATGGAGAAAAGCCACCACATGCTCACTACAGTTCTGCCAGTTTGAGAGTATGGAAGATGTTCGCCCCCTGTACAGAttgataaagaaaaataaaattaaaatcagtTTTATGTGAAtgcacaattaaaataaaaatacatcttgGACTATAACGATGCAAATATTTTGGGATAATACGTGATATTTTAAGTCTTTAAAGAAATTCATTTTTTGGTAATGATAAATCAGTACAGTtgatagacacacacatgcagacaaatacaaaacaaataaccaaTTAAAAACACCCCACCGGATCACCCatccaaaacacaacaacaaaaaatcgaAGAAAGGGGATTAGTTTGCATCCCTGATGCAATTACACCTCCACCTCCTACGATTACACACTTCTTTACCAAATCTTCACCGTACAGAAATTGTCTACAAGATTTACTCCTACAACTTCAGTTTCTAATGATATAAAACACTCATTAAGATAAAGTAAACAGATACATACTAAACATAGACGATGatgtaaaaacatttaccaACCCAATCACTGAAATAcacaatttcaaaatataactgactacagaaaataaataaatgccctgaagatatttactgtcttTAGAGTGTGTATGTTcaactatataatattaaaaagtgtatgtagTCACAACTTTTATATTCGGATTGATCTCTATTAAATAATTCATACTCAACTGCTACATTGAGTGACTATTATTTTGAAGACACcaagataaaagaaaacatgacTGAATATAACGTCATAAACATCAATGTTGGGGAAGATCCTAGATATTGAATTTGGCTGTCTGCAAATCGCCGAGTGGAACAGATGTCAAGTCCATCAGTCAAAGTGGTCTTCTTTTAGGGAATGTCAAACACCTACTGATATTTCtgactgtattttatttgtaacataagtGATTGCATGTTTCAGCTTACAGTGGTTGGAAGTTGTAAGCAACTCTAAACTCCCTTAGCTAAGGTTATTTTTGGAGtcgtttaatttttaaaatgtttacttttcGACTATTCTATGGTTATTTTCCACAATTAATTGTGTTACACTCATACGTGATAGTAACTAAAACACCATCAAGCTTATTTCTTTCTTATCAGCCATGATTTTCGATATTCCTACAGTCATATAACATGTTCCATTTAATACAAAGAGTTTTTGTAAACGATGTCGTACCTTGTGTTAACAATGCCCCATACATATACCAGAAAGCATCGCTGAATATCCGACCACTTCGAGTCCTTCCGCCGTATTTCTTATCAGAGTAATAAGGATTCCATCTCTcgaggaggaagaagaaaaacgTGGTGAACACAAGACTGACTCCGATGCACAACAACACCTGCCATTTGAATGGATCTATTAATGTTCGCCATTTCCTTTTGTTGGGATCTGGCTTCTTTATGAGAACGGTAGTGTATTCatagaagaaaggaaaaatgAAGTCCATCACCTCTTCCCGTTTTGGTTCAATTGCAAGTGGTGCAGCGGTCAGATCCACCTCctaaaataaaactacaaagTATTATAAGCACAAATTACTGCTAAACCTGTGATTCAGCAGCCGATCACAGTACTTTCTTTATTTGTCTCATCCGTTCATTTTTCACCAATTAGCTTTGTGTCGATAACAATGGGTTTTCGCTTTTATCTGATAAAACTTTTCTATAATATATCAAATGACTACGATGTTTATACTTACGCTGTTCTAAATTTCTAGGATAAAATTTGGAATTAGGTACATAATAATCATTCGATAATTCGTATCACATCTTACCTGCCTTTGCAATTGTCCTATTAACCCACTCCATGAACCATTGTGCACATCGCCCCATCGACCATCCTCGGGCTCTACCAATTTAAAtctgaaattaatgtaattagcATAGGTATACagatatacatgcatgcatgcaatgcatgtacgcacacacgcacattcacagggagagagagagagagagagagagagagagagagagagagagagagagagagagagagagagagagagcaacacagaaacacacacagacatacacacacacacacacacacacatatatatatatatatatatatatatatatatatatatatcccgaTGAACgttaaagaaataacagacaatccttaattccGTTAtttcatcccattggtccagata
This DNA window, taken from Gigantopelta aegis isolate Gae_Host chromosome 4, Gae_host_genome, whole genome shotgun sequence, encodes the following:
- the LOC121369840 gene encoding glutamate receptor ionotropic, delta-1-like; its protein translation is MTRRQYVVLFTDGAPSIAFKLVEPEDGRWGDVHNGSWSGLIGQLQRQEVDLTAAPLAIEPKREEVMDFIFPFFYEYTTVLIKKPDPNKRKWRTLIDPFKWQVLLCIGVSLVFTTFFFFLLERWNPYYSDKKYGGRTRSGRIFSDAFWYMYGALLTQGGEHLPYSQTGRTVVSMWWLFSIVMAATYSGNLIAFLTVTKDKLPFNNLQTMVNQDEYKWGTVGGTIWPLIFKRSNRSVYQKIWNGLKTFNASDTSILSTNATEHLHKVKNGGYAYIGDRSMMEVWLADECDLQFIKEQFLPMQYAFGLPNNSPYKQVFRDEMLQIYESGLLQIWKKRLWPRNTFCEGTLTAEAKPISVIDVQSAFYMIGIGIFGAALALLIERVLHIKTLSKSHLPHLPTMKDQVK